One window of the Rosa rugosa chromosome 3, drRosRugo1.1, whole genome shotgun sequence genome contains the following:
- the LOC133736973 gene encoding BTB/POZ domain-containing protein NPY1: MKFMKLGSKPDAFQADGKLIRYVTSELDSDVIVKVGEVQFYLHKFPLLSKSNRLQKLVPKANEEKVVEVCMDDFPGGANSFEVCAKFCYGMTVTLNAYNVVAARCAAEYLEMTEDVDRSNLIYKIEVFLNSSIFRSWKDTIIVLQTTKPLLSWSEDLKIVGRCIDSIASKTSVDPANISWSYTYNRKLTEPDKIIEEGINYRDKMENIPRDWWVEDICELDIDLYRRVMIAVKSKGRMDGAVIGEALKTYALRWLPDSVDALISDDHALRNKSLVETIICLLPSDKGVGCSCSFLLKLLKVSTLVGADESLREVLVNRIGLKLPEARVGDLLIPARSPQITIYDVELVQSIVNRFVIHEKSNWDLDVVRKNERGTDNFILGHGSLVGVGRLIDGYLAEIAHEPNLNLGSFIDLSQLLPELARPIHDGLYKAIDIYLKEHPSLTKAERKRICGLMDVKKLTMEASMDAAQNEQLPLRVVVQVLFFEQVRSSAAARSLNNHPSDASHSTTNLDEECDKTAEENCKPLGKQLSQMKVSEELQKNGKLGKKNSKNSRSGAQLLPSRSRRIFDKLWSVGKGGHGENKSSETSGSSQSPTSIVPGDSKSVSSRHRRHSIS, from the exons ATGAAGTTTATGAAGTTAGGGTCCAAGCCTGATGCGTTTCAAGCTGATGGCAAGTTGATCAG ATATGTAACATCTGAGTTGGATTCAGATGTCATCGTAAAGGTTGGGGAAGTGCAATTTTACCTTCACAAG TTCCCTCTCCTTTCCAAGAGTAATCGCTTGCAAAAACTAGTACCTAAAGCCAATGAGGAGAAAGTCGTCGAAGTTTGCATGGATGATTTCCCCGGTGGGGCAAATTCCTTTGAAGTCTGTGCAAAATTTTGCTATGGAATGACTGTTACTCTCAATGCTTACAATGTTGTGGCTGCTCGTTGTGCCGCTGAGTATCTGGAGATGACCGAGGATGTTGATCGCAGTAACCTGATATATAAAATTGAAGTATTCCTGAATTCAAGTATATTTCGTAGCTGGAAAGATACCATTATTGTTCTCCAAACCACCAAACCTCTTCTGTCATGGTCCGAGGATCTGAAGATTGTCGGAAGATGCATAGATTCAATCGCTTCTAAAACTTCTGTCGACCCTGCAAATATCAGCTGGTCCTACACATACAACCGAAAATTAACAGAGCCTGATAAAATTATTGAAGAAGGGATTAATTATCGAGACAAAATGGAAAATATTCCaagggattggtgggttgaagATATATGTGAGCTAGATATTGATCTCTACAGGCGTGTCATGATTGCTGTGAAATCAAAAGGAAGAATGGATGGTGCCGTTATTGGGGAGGCTCTGAAAACTTATGCACTTAGATGGTTGCCAGATTCTGTTGATGCGTTGATTTCTGATGATCATGCATTGAGAAACAAATCTCTGGTAGAAACTATTATTTGTTTATTGCCATCTGACAAAGGTGTGGGTTGTTCATGCAGTTTCTTACTGAAACTTTTGAAAGTTAGTACTTTGGTTGGAGCAGATGAGTCATTGAGGGAGGTTCTGGTTAACAGGATTGGTTTGAAGTTACCTGAAGCTCGTGTTGGTGATTTATTGATCCCTGCTCGGTCTCCTCAAATTACTATTTATGATGTTGAATTGGTTCAGTCCATTGTGAATCGGTTTGTGATACATGAAAAGAGTAACTGGGATTTAGATGTTGTTCGGAAGAATGAAAGGGGTACTGATAATTTTATCTTGGGGCATGGATCCTTGGTGGGTGTTGGTAGACTGATTGATGGGTATCTTGCCGAAATTGCTCATGAGCCTAATCTTAACCTTGGTAGTTTCATAGACTTGTCACAATTGCTTCCTGAGTTAGCGAGGCCAATTCATGATGGATTGTACAAAGCCATTGATATCTACCTGAAG GAGCACCCTAGTCTGACAAAGGCTGAAAGGAAAAGAATATGTGGATTAATGGATGTCAAGAAACTGACAATGGAGGCATCCATGGATGCTGCACAGAACGAGCAGCTTCCACTGCGAGTTGTTGTCCAAGTTCTCTTTTTTGAGCAGGTGAGATCTTCAGCTGCTGCTCGGTCCCTTAACAACCATCCATCCGATGCTTCACATTCCACCACAAATTTGGATGAAGAATGTGACAAGACAGCAGAAGAAAACTGCAAACCTTTAGGAAAACAGCTGAGTCAAATGAAGGTAAGCGAAGAGTTGCAGAAGAATGGGAAATTGGGTAAGAAGAACAGCAAGAATAGTAGAAGTGGTGCACAGTTGTTGCCGTCTAGGTCAAGGAGGATATTTGACAAGTTATGGTCTGTGGGGAAGGGGGGGCATGGAGAGAACAAGAGCTCGGAGACTTCTGGGAGTTCTCAGAGCCCAACTTCTATAGTTCCTGGTGATTCCAAGTCTGTTTCATCAAGACACAGGAGGCATTCTATATCCTAG
- the LOC133736974 gene encoding uncharacterized protein LOC133736974: protein MMIYTQLRSRDKRKMKVIHSRIIVVIVLVLVNLSLLPVSECSGSAKCKAWLVQSIPTDMPGLRRVPGVLSTADVFRWLARNSSQRLDIIAQYWQFVANPKDPQSGDFGYSKQDMKRFGAHQGASVYGAIDDAANRNLTIRLLSHSGVYPDYTKEPSKLASGRPNVKNVTLLLSEWWGSGIVHAKVWISDRRDVYIGSANNDWKSLTQVKEVGIYLAGCPKIARKVETYFDNLWKLASLNSTAYTTNVSDKQWQTERQVPCWSHFVDSKARCSSPLPGIVETDHVAGYPILSDPHMFKMQLQTPGHNESSLQPQSSYLSFAPPELSFGKYQADEQAWIETIKSVGSGGTVRISIMDWLGQSQFMKHTIYWASLSCAISEVAFAKNATVKLLVAHWAHFINSTDQYLKSLLYSNVLCNSSEYNHCSGKVEIKYYMVPGFNSTGPARTGNGTHTGNIYPGYTRVNHGKYAVSDVRAHIGTSNLVWDYFYTTAGVSFGTNNSAIVSQLQQVFDADWDSEYAVPVDELGEGNAFSS from the exons ATGATGATATATACACAGTTACGCAGTCGAGACAAGAGAAAGATGAAAGTCATTCACAGTCGCATTATCGTCGTCATCGTTTTGGTTTTAGTCAACCTTTCTTTGCTACCCGTCTCTGAATGTTCAGGTTCGGCGAAATGCAAAGCATGGCTGGTCCAATCAATCCCCACCGACATGCCGGGTCTCCGTCGTGTCCCTGGTGTCCTCTCCACCG CGGATGTGTTCCGGTGGCTGGCGCGGAACTCATCACAGAGACTGGACATAATTGCTCAGTACTGGCAGTTTGTAGCCAATCCTAAAGACCCTCAATCTGGAGATTTTGGATACTCAAAACAGGACATGAAGAGATTTGGAGCTCACCAAGGTGCTTCTGTTTATGGCGCCATAGATGATGCTGCTAATCGCAATCTTACTATCAG GCTGCTATCACACTCGGGTGTATATCCTGACTACACCAAAGAGCCTTCCAAACTTGCTTCAGGAAGGCCCAATGTGAAGAATGTCACTTTGTTACTTAGTGAATGGTGGGGTTCTGGCATAGTCCATGCCAAAGTTTGGATATCAGATCGGCGTGATGTGTATATTGGGTCTGCAAACAATGACTGGAAATCTCTCACACAA GTCAAGGAAGTTGGAATTTATCTTGCTGGTTGTCCAAAAATAGCGAGAAAGGTTGAGACCTACTTTGACAACCTGTGGAAACTTGCATCTCTTAATTCTACAGCTTACACAACAAATGTATCAGATAAACAGTGGCAGACCGAGAGACAAGTTCCTTGCTGGTCGCATTTCGTGGATTCTAAAGCAAGGTGTAG TTCACCTCTCCCTGGGATTGTGGAGACTGACCATGTAGCAGGATACCCCATACTGTCAGACCCTCATATGTTCAAAATGCAGCTCCAGACTCCTGGACATAATGAGTCAAGTTTGCAACCCCAATCCAGCTATCTATCTTTTGCTCCTCCAGAG CTGTCATTTGGCAAGTACCAGGCAGATGAACAAGCATGGATAGAGACTATTAAATCTGTAGGAAGTGGAGGGACTGTCAGGATTAGTATCATGGACTGGCTTGGTCAGTCCCAGTTTATGAAGCATACAATTTATTGGGCATCCCTCTCCTGTGCAATATCAGAG GTTGCGTTTGCAAAGAATGCAACAGTGAAATTATTGGTAGCACACTGGGCACATTTTATCAACAGCACAGATCAATACCTGAAATCTCTCCTCTACTCTAATGTTCTCTGCAATTCATCTGAGTATAACCACTGTTCTGGGAAAGTTGAGATCAAGTATTATATGGTCCCAGGTTTCAACTCGACGGGACCTGCCAGAACTGGCAATGGTACTCATACTGGAAATATATACCCTGGTTACACCAGGGTTAACCATGGCAAGTATGCAGTAAGCGATGTTCGAGCCCATATTGGGACGAGCAATCTTGTGTGGGATTACTTTTATACAACAGCGGGTGTCAGCTTTGGTACAAATAACTCTGCCATTGTTTCACAACTTCAACAAGTCTTTGATGCTGACTGGGATTCGGAATATGCTGTGCCAGTTGATGAGTTGGGGGAAGGTAATGCTTTTTCAAGCTGA